The DNA sequence GAAAACTATCCGAGGCTTTCAGCAGCTGTTGCTGGTAACAGGAAGTATGATGTCTACATGGGAATTGATGTGTTTGGAAGGGGCACTTTCGGTGGCGGACAATGGAATGTAAGTGATGAGACACTAATGACATGTGAGATATGAGAACCTTTCCAGGATTTGATTATATTTCACTGTGACGAATGAGTGTTTTAAGTGTGTCAACTCTTATGGTTAATGTTTTTACAGCTCCATGTAATGGAGAATTTCAGGTGGTTTTTCTGGGAGCCTTGCTTTTTTGTAgttaactttgttttttctaATAACTCTGCATATCAGACAAGTGTTGCACTAGATGTGCTGAAAAAGGATGATGTATCAACGGCCATATTTGCTCCTGGATGGATCTATGAGACTAAGCAACCACCAAATTTTCAGATTGCTCAGAATCAGTAATTAACTTGCCCCCAGTTGCGAATTTTCACAAACTTGTAGTTCCGTTGATTAGTATACGAACTTGTCCTTAATAGTTCTTTAGTTATTATTTCAGATTTCTAGTACCAGTTACATAAGTTCATAGACATTACTCTACAGACAAAAACAGGCATGATATTTTCGCTTCTTTAACAAAAGCTAGCATGATGATACTGTAGTCTTCGTATATTAACCAAGTGTCCTTGAAATATctttacaattttatatttttacctCTAAAGCTACTTGATTCTCTTGAATGCCAGCATCGTAGCTGCCTTCCCTGGTTAGTTGGAATAAGAACCTTATGTAATCAACCCCAGTCAGATCGGAATTTGACGTGGTTGAGTTCTTCATGGTATGAATATTACATTTACTGAAGTTTCTCATAATAAATTCAATTGTTTTGCAGTTGGTGGTCCCTTGTGGAAAAATCATGGGGAGTGGTACAAAATTATCCTAAAGTGCTACCATTCTATACAAACTTTGATCAGGTTGGTGTGACTATGTTGATACTGCAGTGGGCCATTTATGGATGTTGAAAGCATGACCTAGTTCATAAACTCCATAGATCCTGTATATACCTGTTAACTAACGCTATTTTCTGTATTGTTGTTCAGGGTTATGGATATCATGTTTCTGTCGACGGAGAGCAAGTATCAGATGCGTCTTGGTGTAACATTTCTTCCCAAGGGTTGCAGGTATGGACCAAATAGCCTTGTGGTATCAGACGCTTCCTAGTCAAATGACATACCCTTAGATGTTATATCTAGAAATACTACTCTTTTCTTTGAAATACTATCAAATTTGCGGTTTGaactttttcaatttattttagagtttcaaagcctATTTCTAAGTTCAAAatctagaattttttttctgttggtTAATATCTTAAGGTGACAAATTCGAACAAGCATTTTCATATCTAGTTCACCATGACAATAAAATCTAACCATAATCATCGGATTTTATTATCCTAAGTAGCTGTTCGAAgggagttctttcttcttagTGGATGGAAATATTTGAATTACTTCCTTGTTTTAGTTGTTGACGACAAAATAACttggaataaaaagaaaaagaataacaaCGTCTTTGAGCTTGAGTGTTGGTGATATGGAGTGTTATAATAACAAATTCGACTGTTCAATCCCGTGCATGAAAttactgttttatttttttgacaaacaatagcattagtgggttaaattgttaaatgttaggGGGGAGGGGGATTGGTGGGGTTCGAACCTACTTTCCGCCACTACGGTGAAGCGTCATCTGTGAAACATTACCGGTTTTAAATTATTAGTGGGAAATTTACAGTAGTATGCCTCCAGGTGCAGTGCATTGTTGTCAAATCTTTGACATGGTCAAGCATGCTAATTTATTCTTATTGACATGTCACAGCCGTTCCTAGAGTTCAGTGGCAATGCAACCCCAGATGGCATCCAGGTCCATGTTGAGTAAGTTTTAGTTCCAAAACCCTACACTCTAAACATTTGACACCTTATGTATAAACACTATTTTATACCGGATTTCAGAGTTTCGGCGTGTACGCTTTGCAAAAACTTAAGAACATTTTTTGGATATATTGGATGGACGAGCCATTATTACTATAAGATCtgattttcttcttcattcaaaCGTATGTTGGCAAATTATAGTTTCAAGGAAGCATCTTATAGTGGAGGAGGAAACATCACATTTAAAGGAAACCTTGAAGACTCTGATAATTTCTCGACAAGGCTCTTTCTAGGAGATCTTCTTTTGGGGGATTCACCTCTCCACTTTACGTATTCTGTAAGCAATCTCTTCCGTGCATTGACGTTACCAAAGTTGTCCAAATCGTTGTTAGACAGCCTGTACATGCTGACCagaatctcttttttttttttttaatttatttacatATTGTGCACTCGCAGACAAGTTTTGAACTGTGAATATTCCAATTAATGCAGGTGATATCGGAGAATAATTCTCAACTAGGCTTGCATCTTATATTCTCCTCTACCCCGAACGAAAGAAAGTCGGTACTTCTTGTAAACTGGAACCTGAACGAATTCTCAAGCAAATTTGATAAAGTGATAATGACACGTCAACTTGAAACACCAGGAATTTCCCCTGGATGGGTCATGCAGGAGAGTAGCATCCGAATGAATGGATACAGACTAACAGAAATACATGCTCTGTGCTATAGGTCGAAGCCTGAATTCGACGAAAGGATACTGAAGTCCATAGCAGAGGAGGGTACGCAGAATTCAACAGAGTACTATGCAGTGCTTGGTCATATTTCAATTAAGACTGGTGGGCAGACTTCAGATTTTCCGCCTTCTGATTCGTGGCTTGTCGAAGGTGAATATATCAAATGGACAACAGGATCTGAGGGTTCCAAGACCGTTAGTCTTAAAATCACTTGGAAATTGAAAGACGGGAATGATTATCCAGCCacaaattacaatatttatgttGAAAAACTAGCAAAAGGAGCACTTGGCCATCCAGGAGCAGTGCTAGAAAGGGTGCATGAGTATATTGGAGCGGCACGAGTGGAAGCTTTTTACGTCGATGACCTCGCAGTCCCTTCTGGCACTTCTGACATCAAGTTTATCGTTCAAGTGTGTGGTACCGACGGGAGTAACCAGAAACTAGATGACTCGCCTGTGTTTCTACTTGAGGCTGCAGCTTTGGCTAACGAGTTGTAAGTTTGAATTAGTGATCGTGTGAGCTAGGGTGAATAATTTTGTCAGCGTGATAACACGATGATGCTGTCATTTGCTAGCTTTAATCAAATATGGTAATTAAAGTGCTGTGTTGTTGATTAGATTAAGATTTGCACTAATTAATACTCATTACTGAATCATTAGAACTTTCTGTAATTTTGCACTAATTAATACTCATTACTGAATCATTAGATCTTTGTGTAAGTACAAGCAAACACATTTTTCAGATGGAGACGGAGGAATTGGCAGTCGAGTTATGTtacgaggaaaaaaaaaagtgatgtcGATTCGGTTTCCGACACTTggaaaacatacaaacttaaagcaattctaaaccctaaaccctaaatccgaTATACTTACTTTGTTTCCCCTATTCAGCTTCCTCAATCTTCACATCCGTAAACCCTAGTACCAACCACAGACATAAACCTAGAAAGTAACAACCACCTACTTGGCTATAGGGTTACCTGCATTTCTTGTCAAACTGTCCTCCAGTAGTATCAATCGGAGTCTGAATATGaaaaatacttaaaagaaaataacttaaaCTTTTTAAAGAGAAGTTGGGGGTAAGGAACATGTAAATATTTGTGCACCCATGTTGGCaaattaaaatacataacaacACAGTGATAGATTTAAAATACATCTCAGTGTTTTAGTTGCATATTTTCGTGTATACAATTAATGCCATGCAGAACAATCTCGAAAGCAAGTCTTGAAAACATCTGATGCCTTTAACAATGATTGAAAATTTCTTTATAGTGATGGGTTTGCACAAAAGTGGAAAACATCTGATGCCTTTATAATGAttgaaattttctttataaGGCGATTATTATCTGGTTCTTGGGCAATTGGCAATTATTGTCTTGATAAATTGTAATTGTCGAAATGCATTTTTACCTGTAAATAAATTGTTTGGGCAATTgacattaaaattttgtttaaaaaaataatattatgtttaGTTTTGAATAAGATTTTTAGCTAATCCGTCATACCACGTTTTATTATCCAAAATTACAATTCGGTCTCGGTCACGACACCGTTCATAttctcttaattttattttttattttttattttttgtatttgtttataatttttaaatttttttaattacaaaattaaatacaCATCACATGAAAGCAGCATGAGATCAAACAAGAACTAAATACAAAAAATCTCGGACTTGTGTAAGAGGTGTCAAATAGATGAAGTTGTAGTCAGCCTGACCTGGTAGGCCGTGACCAAGGTTTCCTCTTGTATTGTTGACATTGACAAACAAAAAAGTCTTGGCATAACGCTAGCTCAACTTGGTGTACCAGTGCGACTGTCATACGGATGGTATATCATGTCTCATTAAATATGTGTgtcaaaaagttaataatttaaaacgactattgttattagcattccaaaaatcttattctacactcctcacaagtgtattttttttttcaattataaaaaatttaaaataccaaataaaattttttaaatactACTATCAATTccctttaaaaaatatattctttcgctacttacataaaaacataaaaaccacATGATTCCCGTCACAATTAAAACAATTTCCACTTGAAGTCCGCCTTTTGTTGTTTTCAAACATTCCCAATTTCCCACCAATTAAAAACCACCACTGCAACGTCAGCAACGACCTCAGTcagtcagtctctctctctctctgagcaCATGCTTCTTCCCCGTCTTCGCTCCTATATTAGCTGCCAGACCATACTCTCTCTCCTCAGTCTCCTCCGCCTGATCCGCGGCAAAGCCCAAGTCTTCTTCCCCTTCTTCAAAATGTCCCAACCGGCCACCGCCCCGGACCACCAATCCTCCGGCCCGACTCCTCCACCGTTCGACCCGACCCAACCCGCCGTTCCCATCTCCTACCCGATCAAAACTCTCGAAGACCTCGAGTCCAGGTCCTACTTCGAGTCCTTTCACTACCCTTTTAACAAATCCACAGTTCCTCTGCAATCCGAGTCGCCTTCCCTGTCGCTGCCCGACAGGCCCAGAGTGATTGTCTGCCATGACATGGCGGGCGGCTATGGCGATGATAAGTGGATCCAGGGAGGGACCAATCCGAACGAGTATGCGATATGGCATTGGTATTTGATCGATGTATTCATCTACTTTTCGCATAGTCTTGTCACTCTTCCGCCTCCGTGTTGGACTAATACTGCTCACAGACATGGAGTTAAGGTAATCTGAAACTTCGGGATTTTGGGATCTTGAGGAAAAATATTTGTGTTCAAGTGATTAATGTGGAGATGAGTTGACTTTTTGTAAGTTCAAGACGGGTTGAGAATTTCAGTTTGGAAACACACAAAGTGTTGTCCttcgtttttgtattgttttttttcCTGGGAACTCTTTGATTTGCTTATGTTTTGGTTATGGATTATGACTTGTTTTTCTTTCGAGCCGTTAGTAGTTCGAAATGATTGAAAGGATTTTCGGAATCTAACTTTGTTGGTTCTTTATAATGGAATATAAGGTGTTGGGGACTTTCATCACAGAATGGGATGAAGGGAAGCTTATTTGCAACAAATTGCTGTCGACGAAAGAGTCTGCTGAAATGTATGCCGAGTTCTTGGCAGAACTTGCCGTTGCTTTGGGCTTCGACGGATGGCTGGTATACAGTTCACCCTAACTGCATGCTTTTTTCAAGTTTCTGTATTTTTTATTGCACTCTTTTTATTGAGTTGTCATGATAACTGCTACTTGCAGATCAATATGGAGGTTGAGTTGAATTCGGACCAAATCCCTAATTTGAAAGCATTTGTCAGCCATTTAACCCAGATAATGCATTCCTCTGTGCCTGGCTCTTTGGTGATATGGTGAGTGTTAGGAGATATTACTGATGTTTCCCGTCACTTAATTTTTTGCCCCCTTTTGATATagcgttaaaaaaaaataaagtttataTTTGACTTACTATTGTCTATTCGGCAGGTATGATAGTGTTACAACTGATGGTAAACTTAACTGGCAAAATCAACTGAATGAAAAGAATAAACCTTTCTTTGATATATGTG is a window from the Pyrus communis chromosome 16, drPyrComm1.1, whole genome shotgun sequence genome containing:
- the LOC137719383 gene encoding cytosolic endo-beta-N-acetylglucosaminidase 1-like encodes the protein MSQPATAPDHQSSGPTPPPFDPTQPAVPISYPIKTLEELESRSYFESFHYPFNKSTVPLQSGSPSLSLPDRPRVIVCHDMAGGYGDDKWIQGGTNPNAYAIWHWYLIDIFIYFSHSLVTLPPPCWTNTAHRHGVKVLGTFITEGDEGKLICNKLLSTKESAEMYAEFLAELAVALGFDGWLINMEVKLNSDQVPNLKAFVSHLTQTTHSSVPGSLVIWYDSVTTDGELNYQNQLNEKNKPFFDICDGIFVNYNWEENYPRLSAAVAGNRKYDVYMGIDVFGRGTFGGGQWNTSVALDVLKKDDVSTAIFAPGWIYETKQPPNFQIAQNHWWSLVEKSWGVVQNYPKVLPFYTNFDQGYGYHVSVDGEQVSDASWCNISSQGLQPFLEFSGNATPDGIQVHVDFKEASYSGGGNITFKGNLEDSDNFSTRLFLGDLLLGDSPLHFTYSVISENNSQLGLHLIFSSTPNERKSVLLVNWNLNEFSSKFDKVIMTRQLETPGISPGWVMQESSIRMNGYRLTEIHALCYRSKPEFDERILKSIAEEGTQNSTEYYAVLGHISIKTGGQTSDFPPSDSWLVEGEYIKWTTGSEGSKTVSLKITWKLKDGNDYPATNYNIYVEKLAKGALGHPGAVLERVHEYIGAARVEAFYVDDLAVPSGTSDIKFIVQVCGTDGSNQKLDDSPVFLLEAAALANEL